Proteins encoded together in one Telopea speciosissima isolate NSW1024214 ecotype Mountain lineage chromosome 4, Tspe_v1, whole genome shotgun sequence window:
- the LOC122659873 gene encoding DNA repair protein REV1 isoform X3: MSFDSSRSRSANSNGKSKRSFNSNSSARTDDSGRKKQKTNQKTLGMAWGANSLSSSKSSSRKSPFTNFGSYMVEKNRKLRDQFAAEASSSSLGDSNSGKSLFHGVSIFVDGFTVPSSQELKGYMLKYGGRFENYFSRHRVTHIVCSNLPDSKIKNLRSFSGGLPVVKPTWLLDSIAANRLLSWVPYQLEQLANETRKQQKLSAFFPKRNIVSENSETPTNCCSNIELEDPLLMGDTSKGALLPEVGESTKDISQCSGESVFENGNHVEVMEDDAAAAEKSFELKTSEPSSTDMEDENSIGEAHLPSPCRPSSSGSNYCLDKGSPNSRTEGPSNMCHSTLGDPNFVENYFKYSRLHFIGTWRNRYRKRFPCLPGGDKYGKRHAIAPVASQRTSIIHLDMDCFFVSVVIRNHPELRDKPVAVCHSDNPRGTAEISSANYPARDYGVKAGIFVRDAKAHCPHLIILPYNFEAYEEVADQFYDILHKHCNKVQAVSCDEAFLDVTDVEDGDPERLASTIRLEIVETTGCTASAGIAENMLMARLATRTAKPNGQCYIPHDKVDDYLRELSIKVLPGIGHVLEEKLKKRHIQTCGQLRMISKESLQKDFGAKTGDMLWNYSRGIDNRMVGVVQETKSIGADVNWGVRFNDLKDSQHFLVNLCKEVSLRLQGCELQGRTITLKVKKRRKDAEEPTKYMGCGDCENLSHSMTLPISTDDVDVLRRISKQLLGSLHIDVKEIRGIGLQVSKLENANSSKQGNAKNALKSWLFSASAITEERHNASSLTKKRVDGDNGVQSVDESSRKLINSTGSSYVHANQSRGTCLNQVSALPPICHLDRGVIESLPPEIFSEVNEMYGGKLVDFMETNKDKCGSLSGSMCTTSQVEGAGNKGKRPLSPNVVHLRSVTAEGMSSDPEVGVLGRDITKKLPLPSPETEKANQNTFQEIQSLAVSMSGSSNLNMTTVGADRVDLMPASLSQIDISVLQQLPEELKVDILELLPAHRIPECSSDATLDPPREYCHDTVRMKSNENHLKGSESASENGIWAGNPPKWVAKFKASSCLILNTFSKIYYSSGMTGLLSPILQRAVSLPSLSLDASRDVWDEAICSFSELLKQYIKLKIESDIEEIYICFRFLRRFTMKSRFFLQVYDTVLPFLQSSINEHYGGYLHISNAE; this comes from the exons atgagttTTGATTCGTCTCGTTCTCGTTCGGCAAATTCAAATGGAAAGTCGAAGCGGAGCTTTAACTCCAACTCTTCCGCCAGAACTGATGATAGTGGTAGAAAGAAGCAAAAGACTAACCAGAAAACACTTGGCATGGCTTGGGGCGccaattctctctcttcttccaaatCATCTTCTCGGAAATCACCCTTCACTAATTTTGGAAG TTACATGGTTGAGAAGAATCGAAAGCTCCGAGACCAGTTCGCGGCAGAAGCTTCGAGTTCTTCCCTTGGCGACTCAAATTCTGGAAAATCTCTGTTCCATGGGGTTTCAATTTTTGTTGACGGATTCACGGTTCCTTCCAGTCAG GAGCTTAAAGGTTACATGTTGAAGTATGGGGGACGCTTTGAGAATTATTTTTCGAGGCATCGTGTAACTCATATCGTCTGCAGTAATCTTCCAGATAGTAAAATTAAGAACCTGAG GTCCTTCAGTGGCGGGCTCCCGGTTGTGAAACCCACATGGCTGCTGGATTCTATTGCTGCCAATAGGCTTCTTAGCT GGGTTCCTTACCAACTCGAGCAGCTTGCAAATGAAACTCGTAAGCAGCAAAAATTATCTGCCTTCTTTCCCAAAAGAAACATTGTCTCTGAGAATAGTGAAACTCCAACAAACTGTTGTTCAAACATTGAATTGGAGGACCCATTGTTGATGGGTGACACATCTAAGGGTGCACTGTTACCTGAAGTGGGCGAATCCACAAAAGATATAAGCCAATGCAGTGGAGAATCTGTTTTTGAGAATGGAAATCATGTTGAAGTAATGGAAGATGATGCAGCTGCTGCTGAAAAATCTTTTGAGCTGAAAACTTCAGAACCAAGTTCTACTGATATGGAAGATGAAAATAGTATTGGAGAGGCACATCTACCCAGTCCTTGCAGGCCTTCATCTTCAGGTAGCAATTACTGCTTAGATAAAGGATCACCAAATTCAAGAACTGAGGGACCTTCTAATATGTGCCATTCAACTCTCGGGGATCCTAATTTTGTTGAGAACTATTTCAAG TACTCTCGGCTTCACTTCATAGGTACCTGGAGGAATCGGTATCGTAAGCGCTTTCCCTGCTTACCTGGTGGAGACAAATATGGGAAACGTCATGCTATTGCTCCAGTTGCCAGCCAGAGAACTTCAATTATCCATCTAGACATG GACTGTTTCTTTGTCTCAGTTGTCATCAGGAACCATCCTGAATTACGAGATAAGCCTGTAGCGGTTTGTCATTCGGACAATCCAAGGGGGACAGCTGAAATCTCATCTGCAAATTATCCTGCTCGTGATTATG GTGTCAAGGCTGGAATATTCGTGAGGGATGCCAAAGCTCATTGTCCTCACCTTATCATTTTGCCTTACAACTTTGAAGCATATGAGGAG GTCGCCGATCAGTTCTATGACATCTTGCACAAGCACTGCAATAAAGTGCAG GCAGTAAGCTGTGACGAAGCATTTTTAGATGTGACGGATGTAGAGGATGGAGATCCTGAGCGTTTGGCTTCAACTATCAGGTTAGAGATTGTTGAGACAACTGGATGCACTGCAAGTGCTGGAATTGCTGAGAACATGCTCATGGCTCGCCTTGCCACAAGAACTGCTAAACCAAATGGTCAATGTTATATCCCTCATGATAAG gTTGATGACTATTTACGTGAACTTTCAATCAAGGTACTTCCAGGCATTGGGCATGTATTAGAGGAGAAGTTGAAAAAAAGACATATTCAAACTTGTGGCCAGTTGCGTATGATTTCCAAG GAATCTCTTCAGAAGGACTTTGGTGCCAAGACTGGTGACATGCTGTGGAATTATAGTAGAGGAATTGATAACCGGATGGTTGGAGTGGTTCAG GAGACTAAATCTATAGGTGCTGACGTGAATTGGGGTGTGAGATTCAATGATTTGAAAGAT AGTCAACATTTTCTTGTAAACCTTTGCAAGGAGGTTTCGTTACGCTTGCAGGGATGTGAACTACAGGGACGCACTATTACCCTAAAA gtaaagaagagaagaaaggatgCTGAGGAGCCTACCAAATATATGGGGTGTGGGGACTGTGAGAATCTGAGCCACTCAATGACG TTGCCAATTTCTACTGATGATGTGGATGTGCTTCGAAGGATAAGCAAACAACTTTTGGGTTCTCTTCACATCG ATGTCAAGGAGATCCGTGGTATTGGCCTGCAAGTTTCAAAGTTGGAAAATGCAAATTCCTCTAAACAAG GGAATGCAAAAAACGCTTTGAAATCATGGCTTTTCTCTGCCTCAGCGATTACAGAAGAACGTCATAACGCTAGTTCTCTAACCAAAAAGAGGGTTGATGGAG ATAATGGGGTACAAAGTGTTGATGAAAGTTCTCGTAAACTCATCAATTCAACTGGTTCTTCATATGTGCATGCAAATCAATCAAGGGGAACTTGTTTAAACCAGGTTTCTGCGCTGCCGCCAATATGCCATCTTGATAGAGGGGTTATTGAGAGTCTCCCTCCCGAAATATTTTCAGAAGTAAATGAAATGTATGGTGGGAAGTTAGTTGATTTCATGGAGACAAACAAAGATAAATGTGGCAGTTTAAGTGGTTCTATGTGCACCACATCACAAGTGGAAG GTGCAGGAAATAAGGGCAAGAGACCTCTTTCTCCAAATGTGGTTCACCTAAGAAGCGTTACAGCTGAAGGCATG TCTTCGGATCCTGAAGTAGGAGTTCTAGGAAGGGATATCACTAAAAAATTGCCACTGCCATCTCCTGAAACTGAAAAGGCAAATCAG AATACATTCCAGGAAATCCAGTCACTAGCTGTTTCTATGTCTGGATCCTCAAATTTGAATATGACCACTGTGGGTGCTGATCGAGTAGATTTAATGCCTGCCTCTTTAAGTCAAATTGATATATCAGTTTTGCAACAATTACCTGAAGAACTGAAGGTCGACATTCTGGAGTTACTTCCTGCACACAGAATACCAGAATGTTCTAGTGATGCTACTCTAGATCCCCCAAGGGAATACTGTCATGACACAGTGAGAATGAAGAGCAATGAAAATCATTTGAAGGGATCTGAGTCAGCTTCAGAGAATGGTATTTGGGCTGGAAATCCTCCGAAATGGGTTGCGAAATTTAAAGCCAGCAGTTGCTTGATTTTGAACACTTTTTCCAAGATATATTACTCATCTGGGATGACTGGGCTTTTGTCACCAATTCTTCAAAGAGCAGTTTCtttgccttctctttctctggaTGCAAGTCGTGATGTTTGGGATGAAGCTATTTGCAGCTTCTCCGAGCTTCTGAAGCAGTACATCAAATTAAAGATTGAATCAGATATTGAGGAGATCTACATTTGCTTTCGTTTTCTCAGAAG GTTCACAATGAAGTCAAGGTTTTTCCTACAAGTATATGATActgttcttcctttccttcag AGTTCCATCAATGAACACTATGGGGGATACTTGCATATTTCAAATGCAGAGTAG
- the LOC122659873 gene encoding DNA repair protein REV1 isoform X6 encodes MSFDSSRSRSANSNGKSKRSFNSNSSARTDDSGRKKQKTNQKTLGMAWGANSLSSSKSSSRKSPFTNFGSYMVEKNRKLRDQFAAEASSSSLGDSNSGKSLFHGVSIFVDGFTVPSSQELKGYMLKYGGRFENYFSRHRVTHIVCSNLPDSKIKNLRSFSGGLPVVKPTWLLDSIAANRLLSWVPYQLEQLANETRKQQKLSAFFPKRNIVSENSETPTNCCSNIELEDPLLMGDTSKGALLPEVGESTKDISQCSGESVFENGNHVEVMEDDAAAAEKSFELKTSEPSSTDMEDENSIGEAHLPSPCRPSSSGSNYCLDKGSPNSRTEGPSNMCHSTLGDPNFVENYFKYSRLHFIGTWRNRYRKRFPCLPGGDKYGKRHAIAPVASQRTSIIHLDMDCFFVSVVIRNHPELRDKPVAVCHSDNPRGTAEISSANYPARDYGVKAGIFVRDAKAHCPHLIILPYNFEAYEEVADQFYDILHKHCNKVQAVSCDEAFLDVTDVEDGDPERLASTIRLEIVETTGCTASAGIAENMLMARLATRTAKPNGQCYIPHDKVDDYLRELSIKVLPGIGHVLEEKLKKRHIQTCGQLRMISKESLQKDFGAKTGDMLWNYSRGIDNRMVGVVQETKSIGADVNWGVRFNDLKDSQHFLVNLCKEVSLRLQGCELQGRTITLKVKKRRKDAEEPTKYMGCGDCENLSHSMTLPISTDDVDVLRRISKQLLGSLHIDVKEIRGIGLQVSKLENANSSKQDNGVQSVDESSRKLINSTGSSYVHANQSRGTCLNQVSALPPICHLDRGVIESLPPEIFSEVNEMYGGKLVDFMETNKDKCGSLSGSMCTTSQVEGAGNKGKRPLSPNVVHLRSVTAEGMSSDPEVGVLGRDITKKLPLPSPETEKANQVRQNTFQEIQSLAVSMSGSSNLNMTTVGADRVDLMPASLSQIDISVLQQLPEELKVDILELLPAHRIPECSSDATLDPPREYCHDTVRMKSNENHLKGSESASENGIWAGNPPKWVAKFKASSCLILNTFSKIYYSSGMTGLLSPILQRAVSLPSLSLDASRDVWDEAICSFSELLKQYIKLKIESDIEEIYICFRFLRRFTMKSRFFLQVYDTVLPFLQSSINEHYGGYLHISNAE; translated from the exons atgagttTTGATTCGTCTCGTTCTCGTTCGGCAAATTCAAATGGAAAGTCGAAGCGGAGCTTTAACTCCAACTCTTCCGCCAGAACTGATGATAGTGGTAGAAAGAAGCAAAAGACTAACCAGAAAACACTTGGCATGGCTTGGGGCGccaattctctctcttcttccaaatCATCTTCTCGGAAATCACCCTTCACTAATTTTGGAAG TTACATGGTTGAGAAGAATCGAAAGCTCCGAGACCAGTTCGCGGCAGAAGCTTCGAGTTCTTCCCTTGGCGACTCAAATTCTGGAAAATCTCTGTTCCATGGGGTTTCAATTTTTGTTGACGGATTCACGGTTCCTTCCAGTCAG GAGCTTAAAGGTTACATGTTGAAGTATGGGGGACGCTTTGAGAATTATTTTTCGAGGCATCGTGTAACTCATATCGTCTGCAGTAATCTTCCAGATAGTAAAATTAAGAACCTGAG GTCCTTCAGTGGCGGGCTCCCGGTTGTGAAACCCACATGGCTGCTGGATTCTATTGCTGCCAATAGGCTTCTTAGCT GGGTTCCTTACCAACTCGAGCAGCTTGCAAATGAAACTCGTAAGCAGCAAAAATTATCTGCCTTCTTTCCCAAAAGAAACATTGTCTCTGAGAATAGTGAAACTCCAACAAACTGTTGTTCAAACATTGAATTGGAGGACCCATTGTTGATGGGTGACACATCTAAGGGTGCACTGTTACCTGAAGTGGGCGAATCCACAAAAGATATAAGCCAATGCAGTGGAGAATCTGTTTTTGAGAATGGAAATCATGTTGAAGTAATGGAAGATGATGCAGCTGCTGCTGAAAAATCTTTTGAGCTGAAAACTTCAGAACCAAGTTCTACTGATATGGAAGATGAAAATAGTATTGGAGAGGCACATCTACCCAGTCCTTGCAGGCCTTCATCTTCAGGTAGCAATTACTGCTTAGATAAAGGATCACCAAATTCAAGAACTGAGGGACCTTCTAATATGTGCCATTCAACTCTCGGGGATCCTAATTTTGTTGAGAACTATTTCAAG TACTCTCGGCTTCACTTCATAGGTACCTGGAGGAATCGGTATCGTAAGCGCTTTCCCTGCTTACCTGGTGGAGACAAATATGGGAAACGTCATGCTATTGCTCCAGTTGCCAGCCAGAGAACTTCAATTATCCATCTAGACATG GACTGTTTCTTTGTCTCAGTTGTCATCAGGAACCATCCTGAATTACGAGATAAGCCTGTAGCGGTTTGTCATTCGGACAATCCAAGGGGGACAGCTGAAATCTCATCTGCAAATTATCCTGCTCGTGATTATG GTGTCAAGGCTGGAATATTCGTGAGGGATGCCAAAGCTCATTGTCCTCACCTTATCATTTTGCCTTACAACTTTGAAGCATATGAGGAG GTCGCCGATCAGTTCTATGACATCTTGCACAAGCACTGCAATAAAGTGCAG GCAGTAAGCTGTGACGAAGCATTTTTAGATGTGACGGATGTAGAGGATGGAGATCCTGAGCGTTTGGCTTCAACTATCAGGTTAGAGATTGTTGAGACAACTGGATGCACTGCAAGTGCTGGAATTGCTGAGAACATGCTCATGGCTCGCCTTGCCACAAGAACTGCTAAACCAAATGGTCAATGTTATATCCCTCATGATAAG gTTGATGACTATTTACGTGAACTTTCAATCAAGGTACTTCCAGGCATTGGGCATGTATTAGAGGAGAAGTTGAAAAAAAGACATATTCAAACTTGTGGCCAGTTGCGTATGATTTCCAAG GAATCTCTTCAGAAGGACTTTGGTGCCAAGACTGGTGACATGCTGTGGAATTATAGTAGAGGAATTGATAACCGGATGGTTGGAGTGGTTCAG GAGACTAAATCTATAGGTGCTGACGTGAATTGGGGTGTGAGATTCAATGATTTGAAAGAT AGTCAACATTTTCTTGTAAACCTTTGCAAGGAGGTTTCGTTACGCTTGCAGGGATGTGAACTACAGGGACGCACTATTACCCTAAAA gtaaagaagagaagaaaggatgCTGAGGAGCCTACCAAATATATGGGGTGTGGGGACTGTGAGAATCTGAGCCACTCAATGACG TTGCCAATTTCTACTGATGATGTGGATGTGCTTCGAAGGATAAGCAAACAACTTTTGGGTTCTCTTCACATCG ATGTCAAGGAGATCCGTGGTATTGGCCTGCAAGTTTCAAAGTTGGAAAATGCAAATTCCTCTAAACAAG ATAATGGGGTACAAAGTGTTGATGAAAGTTCTCGTAAACTCATCAATTCAACTGGTTCTTCATATGTGCATGCAAATCAATCAAGGGGAACTTGTTTAAACCAGGTTTCTGCGCTGCCGCCAATATGCCATCTTGATAGAGGGGTTATTGAGAGTCTCCCTCCCGAAATATTTTCAGAAGTAAATGAAATGTATGGTGGGAAGTTAGTTGATTTCATGGAGACAAACAAAGATAAATGTGGCAGTTTAAGTGGTTCTATGTGCACCACATCACAAGTGGAAG GTGCAGGAAATAAGGGCAAGAGACCTCTTTCTCCAAATGTGGTTCACCTAAGAAGCGTTACAGCTGAAGGCATG TCTTCGGATCCTGAAGTAGGAGTTCTAGGAAGGGATATCACTAAAAAATTGCCACTGCCATCTCCTGAAACTGAAAAGGCAAATCAG gTGAGGCAGAATACATTCCAGGAAATCCAGTCACTAGCTGTTTCTATGTCTGGATCCTCAAATTTGAATATGACCACTGTGGGTGCTGATCGAGTAGATTTAATGCCTGCCTCTTTAAGTCAAATTGATATATCAGTTTTGCAACAATTACCTGAAGAACTGAAGGTCGACATTCTGGAGTTACTTCCTGCACACAGAATACCAGAATGTTCTAGTGATGCTACTCTAGATCCCCCAAGGGAATACTGTCATGACACAGTGAGAATGAAGAGCAATGAAAATCATTTGAAGGGATCTGAGTCAGCTTCAGAGAATGGTATTTGGGCTGGAAATCCTCCGAAATGGGTTGCGAAATTTAAAGCCAGCAGTTGCTTGATTTTGAACACTTTTTCCAAGATATATTACTCATCTGGGATGACTGGGCTTTTGTCACCAATTCTTCAAAGAGCAGTTTCtttgccttctctttctctggaTGCAAGTCGTGATGTTTGGGATGAAGCTATTTGCAGCTTCTCCGAGCTTCTGAAGCAGTACATCAAATTAAAGATTGAATCAGATATTGAGGAGATCTACATTTGCTTTCGTTTTCTCAGAAG GTTCACAATGAAGTCAAGGTTTTTCCTACAAGTATATGATActgttcttcctttccttcag AGTTCCATCAATGAACACTATGGGGGATACTTGCATATTTCAAATGCAGAGTAG
- the LOC122659873 gene encoding DNA repair protein REV1 isoform X4, with protein MSFDSSRSRSANSNGKSKRSFNSNSSARTDDSGRKKQKTNQKTLGMAWGANSLSSSKSSSRKSPFTNFGSYMVEKNRKLRDQFAAEASSSSLGDSNSGKSLFHGVSIFVDGFTVPSSQELKGYMLKYGGRFENYFSRHRVTHIVCSNLPDSKIKNLRSFSGGLPVVKPTWLLDSIAANRLLSWVPYQLEQLANETRKQQKLSAFFPKRNIVSENSETPTNCCSNIELEDPLLMGDTSKGALLPEVGESTKDISQCSGESVFENGNHVEVMEDDAAAAEKSFELKTSEPSSTDMEDENSIGEAHLPSPCRPSSSGSNYCLDKGSPNSRTEGPSNMCHSTLGDPNFVENYFKYSRLHFIGTWRNRYRKRFPCLPGGDKYGKRHAIAPVASQRTSIIHLDMDCFFVSVVIRNHPELRDKPVAVCHSDNPRGTAEISSANYPARDYGVKAGIFVRDAKAHCPHLIILPYNFEAYEEVADQFYDILHKHCNKVQAVSCDEAFLDVTDVEDGDPERLASTIRLEIVETTGCTASAGIAENMLMARLATRTAKPNGQCYIPHDKVDDYLRELSIKVLPGIGHVLEEKLKKRHIQTCGQLRMISKESLQKDFGAKTGDMLWNYSRGIDNRMVGVVQETKSIGADVNWGVRFNDLKDSQHFLVNLCKEVSLRLQGCELQGRTITLKVKKRRKDAEEPTKYMGCGDCENLSHSMTLPISTDDVDVLRRISKQLLGSLHIDVKEIRGIGLQVSKLENANSSKQGNAKNALKSWLFSASAITEERHNASSLTKKRVDGDNGVQSVDESSRKLINSTGSSYVHANQSRGTCLNQVSALPPICHLDRGVIESLPPEIFSEVNEMYGGKLVDFMETNKDKCGSLSGSMCTTSQVEGAGNKGKRPLSPNVVHLRSVTAEGMSSDPEVGVLGRDITKKLPLPSPETEKVRQNTFQEIQSLAVSMSGSSNLNMTTVGADRVDLMPASLSQIDISVLQQLPEELKVDILELLPAHRIPECSSDATLDPPREYCHDTVRMKSNENHLKGSESASENGIWAGNPPKWVAKFKASSCLILNTFSKIYYSSGMTGLLSPILQRAVSLPSLSLDASRDVWDEAICSFSELLKQYIKLKIESDIEEIYICFRFLRRFTMKSRFFLQVYDTVLPFLQSSINEHYGGYLHISNAE; from the exons atgagttTTGATTCGTCTCGTTCTCGTTCGGCAAATTCAAATGGAAAGTCGAAGCGGAGCTTTAACTCCAACTCTTCCGCCAGAACTGATGATAGTGGTAGAAAGAAGCAAAAGACTAACCAGAAAACACTTGGCATGGCTTGGGGCGccaattctctctcttcttccaaatCATCTTCTCGGAAATCACCCTTCACTAATTTTGGAAG TTACATGGTTGAGAAGAATCGAAAGCTCCGAGACCAGTTCGCGGCAGAAGCTTCGAGTTCTTCCCTTGGCGACTCAAATTCTGGAAAATCTCTGTTCCATGGGGTTTCAATTTTTGTTGACGGATTCACGGTTCCTTCCAGTCAG GAGCTTAAAGGTTACATGTTGAAGTATGGGGGACGCTTTGAGAATTATTTTTCGAGGCATCGTGTAACTCATATCGTCTGCAGTAATCTTCCAGATAGTAAAATTAAGAACCTGAG GTCCTTCAGTGGCGGGCTCCCGGTTGTGAAACCCACATGGCTGCTGGATTCTATTGCTGCCAATAGGCTTCTTAGCT GGGTTCCTTACCAACTCGAGCAGCTTGCAAATGAAACTCGTAAGCAGCAAAAATTATCTGCCTTCTTTCCCAAAAGAAACATTGTCTCTGAGAATAGTGAAACTCCAACAAACTGTTGTTCAAACATTGAATTGGAGGACCCATTGTTGATGGGTGACACATCTAAGGGTGCACTGTTACCTGAAGTGGGCGAATCCACAAAAGATATAAGCCAATGCAGTGGAGAATCTGTTTTTGAGAATGGAAATCATGTTGAAGTAATGGAAGATGATGCAGCTGCTGCTGAAAAATCTTTTGAGCTGAAAACTTCAGAACCAAGTTCTACTGATATGGAAGATGAAAATAGTATTGGAGAGGCACATCTACCCAGTCCTTGCAGGCCTTCATCTTCAGGTAGCAATTACTGCTTAGATAAAGGATCACCAAATTCAAGAACTGAGGGACCTTCTAATATGTGCCATTCAACTCTCGGGGATCCTAATTTTGTTGAGAACTATTTCAAG TACTCTCGGCTTCACTTCATAGGTACCTGGAGGAATCGGTATCGTAAGCGCTTTCCCTGCTTACCTGGTGGAGACAAATATGGGAAACGTCATGCTATTGCTCCAGTTGCCAGCCAGAGAACTTCAATTATCCATCTAGACATG GACTGTTTCTTTGTCTCAGTTGTCATCAGGAACCATCCTGAATTACGAGATAAGCCTGTAGCGGTTTGTCATTCGGACAATCCAAGGGGGACAGCTGAAATCTCATCTGCAAATTATCCTGCTCGTGATTATG GTGTCAAGGCTGGAATATTCGTGAGGGATGCCAAAGCTCATTGTCCTCACCTTATCATTTTGCCTTACAACTTTGAAGCATATGAGGAG GTCGCCGATCAGTTCTATGACATCTTGCACAAGCACTGCAATAAAGTGCAG GCAGTAAGCTGTGACGAAGCATTTTTAGATGTGACGGATGTAGAGGATGGAGATCCTGAGCGTTTGGCTTCAACTATCAGGTTAGAGATTGTTGAGACAACTGGATGCACTGCAAGTGCTGGAATTGCTGAGAACATGCTCATGGCTCGCCTTGCCACAAGAACTGCTAAACCAAATGGTCAATGTTATATCCCTCATGATAAG gTTGATGACTATTTACGTGAACTTTCAATCAAGGTACTTCCAGGCATTGGGCATGTATTAGAGGAGAAGTTGAAAAAAAGACATATTCAAACTTGTGGCCAGTTGCGTATGATTTCCAAG GAATCTCTTCAGAAGGACTTTGGTGCCAAGACTGGTGACATGCTGTGGAATTATAGTAGAGGAATTGATAACCGGATGGTTGGAGTGGTTCAG GAGACTAAATCTATAGGTGCTGACGTGAATTGGGGTGTGAGATTCAATGATTTGAAAGAT AGTCAACATTTTCTTGTAAACCTTTGCAAGGAGGTTTCGTTACGCTTGCAGGGATGTGAACTACAGGGACGCACTATTACCCTAAAA gtaaagaagagaagaaaggatgCTGAGGAGCCTACCAAATATATGGGGTGTGGGGACTGTGAGAATCTGAGCCACTCAATGACG TTGCCAATTTCTACTGATGATGTGGATGTGCTTCGAAGGATAAGCAAACAACTTTTGGGTTCTCTTCACATCG ATGTCAAGGAGATCCGTGGTATTGGCCTGCAAGTTTCAAAGTTGGAAAATGCAAATTCCTCTAAACAAG GGAATGCAAAAAACGCTTTGAAATCATGGCTTTTCTCTGCCTCAGCGATTACAGAAGAACGTCATAACGCTAGTTCTCTAACCAAAAAGAGGGTTGATGGAG ATAATGGGGTACAAAGTGTTGATGAAAGTTCTCGTAAACTCATCAATTCAACTGGTTCTTCATATGTGCATGCAAATCAATCAAGGGGAACTTGTTTAAACCAGGTTTCTGCGCTGCCGCCAATATGCCATCTTGATAGAGGGGTTATTGAGAGTCTCCCTCCCGAAATATTTTCAGAAGTAAATGAAATGTATGGTGGGAAGTTAGTTGATTTCATGGAGACAAACAAAGATAAATGTGGCAGTTTAAGTGGTTCTATGTGCACCACATCACAAGTGGAAG GTGCAGGAAATAAGGGCAAGAGACCTCTTTCTCCAAATGTGGTTCACCTAAGAAGCGTTACAGCTGAAGGCATG TCTTCGGATCCTGAAGTAGGAGTTCTAGGAAGGGATATCACTAAAAAATTGCCACTGCCATCTCCTGAAACTGAAAAG gTGAGGCAGAATACATTCCAGGAAATCCAGTCACTAGCTGTTTCTATGTCTGGATCCTCAAATTTGAATATGACCACTGTGGGTGCTGATCGAGTAGATTTAATGCCTGCCTCTTTAAGTCAAATTGATATATCAGTTTTGCAACAATTACCTGAAGAACTGAAGGTCGACATTCTGGAGTTACTTCCTGCACACAGAATACCAGAATGTTCTAGTGATGCTACTCTAGATCCCCCAAGGGAATACTGTCATGACACAGTGAGAATGAAGAGCAATGAAAATCATTTGAAGGGATCTGAGTCAGCTTCAGAGAATGGTATTTGGGCTGGAAATCCTCCGAAATGGGTTGCGAAATTTAAAGCCAGCAGTTGCTTGATTTTGAACACTTTTTCCAAGATATATTACTCATCTGGGATGACTGGGCTTTTGTCACCAATTCTTCAAAGAGCAGTTTCtttgccttctctttctctggaTGCAAGTCGTGATGTTTGGGATGAAGCTATTTGCAGCTTCTCCGAGCTTCTGAAGCAGTACATCAAATTAAAGATTGAATCAGATATTGAGGAGATCTACATTTGCTTTCGTTTTCTCAGAAG GTTCACAATGAAGTCAAGGTTTTTCCTACAAGTATATGATActgttcttcctttccttcag AGTTCCATCAATGAACACTATGGGGGATACTTGCATATTTCAAATGCAGAGTAG